AGACAAATATCAAGGGACCAAAGAACAAGACTACCACTGTGATGTGAGCTGAAAGTGTGGACAGAGCCTTGGATGAACCTGATGAAGAGTGTTTCTGAACAGTGAGAATGATGACGATGTAGGGAAACGATCAGAATGAAGAAGGAGCCAACAGAGATGAATCCACTGTTGGCTGTGACCATGAACTCTAGTTGGTAGGTGTCTATGCAGGCAAGTTTGATGAACCGAGGAAGGTCACAGTAGAAGCTGTCCAACACATTAGGACCACAGAAGGGTAAGTTTCCCACAAAAGCTAGTTGAACTGTGGAATGGATAAGGCCAGTCATCCAGGCAGCTACTAAAAAGAAGATGCACACTCTTGGGCTCATAATGGTCAGATAATGGAGCGGCTTGCATATGGCAACATATCTGTCAAAGGCCATGGCGATGAGTAGCACCATCTCCACACCACCAATGACGTGGATGAAGAAGATCTGAGCAATGCAGCCACTGAAGGAGATGACTTTATGCTTTCTGAAAAGGTCATAAATCATCTTGGGAGAGATGATAGAAGAAACTCCCAGGTCAATGAAGGAGAGGTTGGCCAAGAGAAAGTACATGGGGGAGTGTAAGTGAGGGTCAGAAGTTACAGTGAGCATAATGAGGGAGTTTCCTATCATGCTTGCCACATAAAACATGGAGGAAAATACAAAGAGGAGAAGTTGTATTTCCCAGGAATCGGTGAGTCCTAGGAACATAAACTCTGACACCACAGAGTGATTTGCTCCATATATTGGCTTTGTAGGCATTGCTACCTGAAAGAGGATAATaggagaaaatgtaaattttcataATTATGTTAATAAATTAGAAGAGAGGTCAAGTTATGAATGTCTGTTTCTACCTTAGCATTAAGACTGCCTCACAGCCTTTGCAGTGTGCTCACACAGTGGTTGTCTTGCATATTCTCTAACACCAAGTTGTCTCTGCATGTAAtactctctgcctctgcctaGGATGGATGCCATAATATTATACACGAGGTACAAGACGGTCAAGAAGACTAACAGGACTTCAGTcccaactgtttttttttttgggggggggggttaaaaaCCAATATGATCTGGCTCCAGTCACATAGAACTAACCACTTTTGCGATCTCTTCCAAGCCTATTAAACCTTCATTTGGCCCCATCTGTGGGACTATATTTAGCTTCAATATTACTTAAATGTTTACCACATCTATAAAGTCTTGTTTTATTGttactagtttttattttactatccTTTGTATCATAGTGAACTGATTACTAACTAACTCACCAAGTAGACTataagcttcttgaaggcagggattttgaCTCATTCATATTTGTACTCCTTGAAGCAAAGAAAAGTCATCCACACAGCGAAGTGCAGGTCCATGAGCTGTGTGTTACCAGTTTGTATTGTATTTGGTACAGAATTTGTGAGTGAGTACTCTAGCAATTTGATATACAGTGACCCCAAGTTTCTGATTTTGTATTTCACGGAAGTAATAGTCTAAGAAAGactagaaagtaaagaaaaaaacttatcCTGTAACACAAgtaatttgagaaacactgtcttAGTGTACTTAGCATTGACCTGAAAAgcttaaaattatgaaatgtataTTGTACTGAAAACCATTTTGTACAAATATCTATATAAGGACTTATCATATTATCTTGTAATTACTTACtcttatttagaaatacatcATAGCTTAGTTAAAGGAATATGGGTGTTGGGTTTAGATTACCAAGATTTATACTAATGTTCAACCACTAACAActtgatcttgggcaagtgacttaaactctttgagtctcagttaaTATATCTATGAAATTGTAATTAGTAAAATAATTGATACATCTTAATTATATAGCTATattaagtattcagtaaatgctatgtttatttctctttatttcacttGCCCTAACTAGCACTCAGCACGTGAGatatagtaaataaatgaatttttaagaaagCACTATTAACTAATAGGGAGCATAAAACTTCCTATCagaaaatatatctcaataaataattatgatGAATATAATATTCACGTTTTCTTAGTGACAAAAATTAAACTATCTTCTTGTGCAAGTTTGATTTGCTCtcaaagaactttattttttattagttctTACCACAAATCTAATTTACTATTTGTTCAATTTATCCTTCCCAACTAGGCTGCAAGCCCCATAAAGGTATGGACCAAATATATCTTCTTCAATTCAATGTATCAAAAATTTAGATgacaaataaattatttgctgaaagagtgaataaaatgtatttgctcTCATTAGAGCCTGACTAtgtgaggaaagaaggaaagatcaAGAGTCTGTGGAATTTagtaaagtgaaatatttgaaagaaaatcaaaagtaGAAATAGGTCCTAAAAGGACATCTTCAATCTAGTCAAAGAGACTGAAATCAATGAGGCCAGCTTTGAGATCTAGTGATATATTCAATATCCCTAATTTAGGGAAATCTCAAGTCATTATAGATCAGGAAACAAATACCCAATTATGTTAAATAACTTGACCAAAACCATAAATATACTGGGTGTTAAGAGTTTATATTAAACCTCAATCTACTGACTCCCAAGATTAGGTCTCTGTCtaattcctattttcttttatttatttatgacttcCTGAATAAAAACATGTGACGAGATGATGGTAGATAAGACAGTCTAATAACGGATGACTGCCATATATTGACATACTGGTAACTGCTACCTTGATATCCTTGATCATTCATTCCTGACAACTGTCTATCAGCTAATTAATGTACCTCTGTGTCTTGGGAAACTTGGCAGTTTGCTGAAACATTTCTTCTTACTTTACTTGTTCAGGCAAATACTCTTACTTGGAACAGAGGGTTTTTTGGATGGACTGATGATATAAGATTCTAGTTTAATTCGTTCCACTCAATCTTTCTTTCTTCACAGGGAACTGATGAGCTAACTAACTAGAAGCCTCCATAAAGCTATCTGTATTCACATTTTACTGCCTTCATGAAATCACTCTTGATTCTTCCAACCTGAGTAGTTTTATGCTTCTAGTGTTTCACTTTAACTCCCAAAATGGATTATAAGGTGATTCTACTTTTGACATTTCTTTGTAAGCTCCACAGTGCCTAGAAGAATGCTAGAGGACATGACAGATCTTCAATAAAAAGCCTGAGTGCTGCATTCGAGTCAAGGTATACTGAAGTTGATCATCAATCTTAATGTCGATTCAGGAACTGTACGTTCCATCTGAGACTTCATATGAAAAGTAGACTATGTATGATTGCTTCATTATTTGAATGTATCTCTATTTTAGTTCTTGCAAAATCTTATGGCAgttatttctattatattttaaaagctgcatGGGATAATGAAATGAATATAGTATCTGAAAAACCATATTGCACATTCTGTCACTTAACTACCTGTTGACCTTGGGTAACACATATTTCATCTTTGAcctcttttcccatctgtaaaatggggaaaattcaTGTCTTATAAAACCAAGAATGTGAGATAGTATTTGTCACCTAATCCAgttaattattctttaatatgCCCCTGGTAATGGAAATAACATATATGTCCAAAACAAGGTCATATATAAGTAAATTATTGTAAATTAAGACAATGTAATGAATTAATTGGAAAGGAAACTGAACTAACTAGATTGATATTTGTCATCATGAAAAAGTATCAAAAATATAATACTGACTGAAAAACATCAAATTATAAAAGAATGCATGTAAAGTAATAcaatatttgtacattttgataattattaaatagctttatatataaatacatttataagtaGTAGAAATATTAAAGTTTGAACAAGAACTATCCAAACTTCAGAATAGTTATTTTctctggagagggagagaggaatctGATAGGATAAAGGATTTCAAATTTGTTTGTAATAGGTTAACTCccaaaaaatctgattaaaaataacatatgttCATTGTTAAATACTGAAGTTAAATACCCAGTGCCAATCATAAAGTTTTGGGtagtttttaaatggataaagTATGTCACAATTTCTTTTCAAACTGAATGCATCTGCCATGTatctgctcctttctcttctccccgcCCCTGCTTTCATCAGTTCTCACTAGTTGTACAGCAAAACCTCATTAGGATCTTATCATCAAGTGTTTTTGCTATTCCAACAAAATCCAACAATTCTCAAAACAGTTCCAATCATAACGTTAATGCTTTAATGAATCCTTTTTTGCTTCCAGATCACTCTCAAACTCCTCAAAGAGCAATCAAAGCCCTCTGGTATCTGATTCTTTACaacctcattttctcatttttcctactTCCTTTTTCGCACTTCATGATCCAACATAACCTATTTATTATCTGACAATGCCCTAAACTATACATGCCTCCATGACTTTAAATATACTGGTTCTTCTTTCCAGCTGCCTTTCCACCACTACTCTTCTCTCTGAAAGAGAAGTACGGTCCACACCTCAAAGTAAACACATGCTATAATGTTTAAACTCTCTCATCTACCACCTCTTCACAGCCTAAGCAGATTCATACCTTCCTTGTCTATGGTCCTACTCATAGCACTTTATCATTCCTCAAAGCATCACTGATCACATTATTTTACAGTTAGTTTACATGTAAATAGATTGAGAAGAACAATtgtgtttatcctttttttgtaACCTCAACTGCTAACACATGCTTAGaataaaaaaggagggagggagatacCAAAAATATCGCCTTTATGAAAAACTGGCTAAAGCTTTCAATGATGTGGAAATTATGACCTAAACGTAATGAAGGTAGCCTTCAACATGGGAAAATCAGATTGCAATTGAAATAGTAGTCGGTATAGAATATATGTGTTTATCATATAGTAATTGAACAAAGTTAGAAGAGGATATAACTAGGTGgttgaaaaacatgaaaatatggcTGATTATGTAACTAAGAAGATGGATAAAAAGACTGAGAGACGTTcgtaagaacacacacacacacatacaaaaccaTCCTCCTCAAATCAAGATTATAAAAGGGAAGgattaagggaaaagaaataaactatgtcaaaataaaaactaaaaaggaagaagaattaaGGAAAAGTATGTATATAATGACCAAGAGAATATAGACAtgatttgctttgctttctggGTCTACTTTTCAGAAATTCTATAATTATAAACAACTTTTAGTACTATGTCTACAGCGTTTTAAAGCTCTGTGTCTTGGAAGATTTTCTCCATATTGCCTCTATCAGCTATACACCTCTAGCTGtgaatttatttgtgtttttgctcTCCAATACACTTCAACTGCATAAGAACTGGGAATTTGAAGAAAGTGAGTTCAAAGGGGAAGGAGCTATAAATATGAAACCTAATAGGATAATACTAATTGTTCTTAGTTATCCTGAAATGagtaatggaaaaaagaaagaagatgtcaaaaataaatttcccCTAGATatactaaaaggaaaagaaatataaaaccaaatattagaaaatattgaaatTCAGTTTGATGCGTGAAACTCACATGTCAGCGTTTTAAATCCACTTGAGGCATGCATAGCCAGGATCCTATTTATGCCTAAGCAACAGTTAATGAATAGGATTCTAGATGGAGACACCAGGATATTATGTTTATTTACCTGGAAGTCATCAAATACCTACAATCAACCTCCTGGTTGATTAAGTTCTAAAACCACAATCGCTAATTGATTAGTTGTGAtcagaagaaaaagttttaa
This is a stretch of genomic DNA from Camelus ferus isolate YT-003-E chromosome 6, BCGSAC_Cfer_1.0, whole genome shotgun sequence. It encodes these proteins:
- the LOC102518313 gene encoding LOW QUALITY PROTEIN: olfactory receptor 4F3/4F16/4F29 (The sequence of the model RefSeq protein was modified relative to this genomic sequence to represent the inferred CDS: deleted 1 base in 1 codon), translating into MPTKPIYGANHSVVSEFMFLGLTDSWEIQLLLFVFSSMFYVASMIGNSLIMLTVTSDPHLHSPMYFLLANLSFIDLGVSSIISPKMIYDLFRKHKVISFSGCIAQIFFIHVIGGVEMVLLIAMAFDRYVAICKPLHYLTIMSPRVCIFFLVAAWMTGLIHSTVQLAFVGNLPFCGPNVLDSFYCDLPRFIKLACIDTYQLEFMVTANSGFISVGSFFILIVSYIVIILTVQKHSSSGSSKALSTLSAHITVVVLFFGPLIFVYTWPFPSTHLDKFLAFFDANLTPFLNPVIYTFRNQEMKMAMRRVCRQLVNYRRSLK